From the genome of Papaver somniferum cultivar HN1 chromosome 2, ASM357369v1, whole genome shotgun sequence, one region includes:
- the LOC113353316 gene encoding traB domain-containing protein-like — MSAARMIKISTLTTQKLVRSSSSLLLTPHYTILDHHHVKWYHNYYPHDLPGIPNDGKVVLLNNSKTGSQVYLVGTIHVSKESADTVKKVINYVMPDFVAVELCNKRAMELMKWKPGDDDLYKLCPKSMKAPGGLSMKLFSFLINLWYRRLRVGGTFPGLEFKVAMEESIRVKAECFPIDQDVRVLFQQLSKLLSYDFLWIIFTKEESKEMDQLLNYFTDFKDENLTRSSVREMIRFLKTVFPEIARLIVEDRDKVMFTRLRCFRGKVVAVVGMGHMDGIELMWQSAENDDNMKPPATSEDVT; from the exons ATGTCTGCCGCTCGTATGATAAAAATTTCAACTTTAACAACACAGAAACTAGtaagatcatcatcttcattactATTAACCCCTCATTATACAATTCTTGATCATCATCATGTGAAATGGTACCATAATTATTACCCACATGATCTTCCTGGAATCCCAAATGATGGTAAAGTTGTTCTACTCAATAATTCCAAGACTGGgtctcaagtttatcttgttgggACTATTCATGTTTCAAAAGAGAGTGCTGATACTGTTAAGAAG GTGATTAATTATGTAATGCCTGATTTTGTCGCG GTTGAGCTGTGCAATAAACGGGCCATGGAACTTATGAAGTGGAAACCTGGAGATGATGACTTGTATAAGTTGTGCCCCAAGTCCATGAAAGCCCCAGGTGGACTAAGCATGAAGctttttagttttcttattaaCTTATGGTATCGTCGTTTGAGAGTTGGTGGAACATTTCCAGGCCTGGAGTTCAAG GTTGCGATGGAGGAATCTATTAGAGTTAAAGCAGAATGTTTCCCTATTGATCAAGATGTTCGG GTTTTGTTTCAACAATTATCTAAATTGTTGTCATACGACTTCCTTTGGATAATATTTACTAAAGAGGAATCCAAGGAGATGGACCAACTGCTTAACTATTTTACTGACTTCAAAGATGAAAACTTGACAAGATCATCTGTGCGGGAAATGATTAGATTTTTGAAAACAGTATTTCCAGAGATT GCAAGGCTGATTGTTGAAGATAGAGACAAGGTTATGTTCACTAGGCTTAGATGTTTTCGAGGGAAAGTTGTAGCGGTTGTTGGGATGGGTCACATGGATGGAATAGAACTTATGTGGCAGAGTGCAGAGAATGATGACAATATGAAGCCTCCTGCAACATCAGAAGATGTCACTTAG